A window of the Burkholderia sp. 9120 genome harbors these coding sequences:
- a CDS encoding type I secretion system permease/ATPase, which produces MNAPDVTEQLSSPAVELSAAADPALACLVVIARFHGIAADASQLRHAAGSGDQPFDSDALILSARSLGLKARLAPLKADRIDHMPLPALALDANGDHFIIARCDGKTALILEADATAPTVVPLDTLAERTTGQVVLFASRASLAGELARFDFSWFIPAIVKYRRLLLEVLGISLILQIFGLVSPLMFQIVMDKVLVNRTYNTLAVVGIALFVSSTFEVLLTGLRNFIFSHTTNRIDVELGARLFRHLIALPLPYFAARRVGDTVARVRELENIRNFLTGQALTAVIDLVFSFVFIGVMCIYSVWLTLIVAASLPVYALVSGTFVPTLRRRLNEKFARGADNQSFLVETVSGVETVKAMAVEPQFVKKWEIQLAAYVSAGFRVTQLGNIGQQLIQYVGKLVTLATLLLGAKLVIDGRLTVGELIAFNMMSQRVASPVLRLAQLWQDFQQIGISMSRLGDILNSRTEAPPSRQALPALKGDIRFENIRFRYRPDGPPIIDDVSLEIGAGQVIGVVGRSGSGKSTLAKLLQRLYLPEQGTVRIDGIDLALTDPAWLRRQVGMVLQENLLFNRTIRENIALTDPGAPLDAVIHAAKLAGAHEFICELPQAYDTAVEEHGGNLSGGQRQRLAIARALLTNPRILIFDEATSALDFETERVIQNNMRAICANRTVIIIAHRLTAVRHADQIIAMDRGRIVERGTHDALVAKGGYYAHLVFLQNS; this is translated from the coding sequence GTGAATGCCCCAGACGTTACCGAACAACTAAGTTCACCCGCCGTTGAACTATCCGCTGCCGCCGATCCCGCCCTGGCCTGCCTGGTCGTGATTGCCCGTTTCCACGGCATCGCGGCGGACGCCTCGCAACTGCGGCACGCCGCTGGAAGCGGCGACCAGCCCTTCGACAGCGACGCACTGATCCTCAGCGCCCGCTCGCTTGGCCTCAAGGCACGGCTCGCGCCGCTCAAAGCCGACCGGATCGACCACATGCCACTGCCCGCGCTCGCGCTCGACGCGAACGGCGATCACTTCATCATCGCCCGTTGCGACGGCAAGACGGCACTCATCCTGGAGGCTGATGCAACGGCACCCACCGTGGTACCGCTCGATACCCTGGCTGAACGCACGACGGGCCAGGTGGTGCTGTTCGCCTCACGCGCGTCGCTCGCGGGCGAACTTGCGCGCTTCGACTTCTCGTGGTTCATTCCGGCGATCGTCAAATACCGGCGCCTGCTGCTCGAAGTGCTCGGGATTTCGCTGATCCTGCAGATTTTCGGTCTTGTCTCGCCGCTGATGTTCCAGATCGTGATGGACAAGGTACTGGTCAATCGTACGTACAACACGCTGGCGGTCGTCGGCATTGCGCTGTTCGTGAGCTCGACCTTCGAGGTGCTGCTGACCGGACTGCGCAATTTCATCTTCTCGCACACGACCAACCGTATCGACGTGGAATTGGGCGCGCGCTTATTCCGCCACCTGATCGCATTGCCGCTGCCGTATTTCGCGGCACGGCGCGTAGGCGACACCGTGGCGCGCGTGCGCGAACTCGAGAACATACGCAATTTCCTGACCGGGCAGGCATTGACCGCCGTCATTGATCTGGTGTTTTCGTTCGTGTTCATCGGCGTGATGTGTATCTACAGCGTGTGGCTGACGCTCATCGTCGCAGCTTCGCTGCCCGTGTACGCGCTGGTCTCGGGCACGTTCGTGCCCACTCTGCGACGGCGCCTGAACGAGAAATTCGCGCGCGGCGCGGACAATCAATCGTTCCTCGTCGAGACCGTCTCTGGCGTGGAGACCGTAAAGGCGATGGCGGTCGAGCCGCAGTTCGTCAAGAAGTGGGAGATCCAGCTCGCGGCCTATGTGTCGGCCGGTTTCCGCGTGACGCAACTGGGTAACATCGGCCAGCAGTTGATCCAGTATGTCGGCAAGCTCGTCACGCTCGCGACTCTGCTGCTCGGCGCGAAGCTCGTGATCGACGGACGCCTGACCGTAGGTGAGCTGATTGCGTTCAACATGATGTCGCAGCGCGTGGCGTCGCCGGTTCTGCGTCTCGCTCAGCTCTGGCAGGACTTCCAGCAGATCGGCATTTCGATGAGCCGGCTGGGCGACATTCTCAACTCGCGCACAGAAGCGCCGCCGAGCCGCCAGGCATTGCCCGCGCTCAAGGGCGACATCCGCTTCGAGAACATCCGGTTTCGCTATAGACCGGACGGCCCGCCGATCATCGACGATGTATCGCTGGAGATCGGTGCCGGTCAGGTGATCGGTGTCGTCGGCCGTTCGGGGTCGGGTAAAAGCACGCTCGCTAAACTGCTGCAACGGCTCTACCTGCCGGAGCAGGGTACGGTGCGCATCGACGGCATCGATCTGGCGCTGACCGACCCCGCGTGGCTGCGTCGGCAAGTCGGCATGGTGCTGCAGGAGAACCTGCTGTTCAACCGCACGATTCGCGAGAATATCGCGCTGACCGACCCGGGCGCGCCGCTCGACGCAGTGATTCACGCCGCGAAACTGGCCGGCGCGCATGAGTTCATCTGCGAGCTGCCGCAGGCGTACGACACGGCGGTTGAGGAGCACGGCGGCAACCTCTCGGGCGGGCAACGCCAGCGGCTCGCAATCGCGCGCGCGCTGCTGACCAATCCGCGCATCCTGATCTTCGACGAAGCGACCAGCGCGCTCGATTTCGAAACGGAACGCGTAATCCAGAACAACATGCGGGCCATCTGCGCGAACCGCACGGTCATCATCATTGCGCACCGTCTGACGGCCGTGCGTCACGCGGACCAGATCATCGCGATGGACAGGGGCAGGATCGTCGAGCGCGGCACGCACGACGCGCTGGTCGCCAAAGGCGGCTACTACGCCCATCTCGTCTTCCTGCAGAACAGCTGA
- a CDS encoding TolC family protein: MSGSRLWRLSLTGGAVLTLAACLPAHAIDILRAEQGVPATAAGELISSPGMCVFGAVGRPLALLEAVERTLCNNPKTREAWADVKAQAAAVGVARAAFLPTLSGTWQGVRDNSATNVTGEPQLSSSTSSTIRSESATLNWVLFDFGGRAAALRNVSEMLSAARATQNATLQTEFGNVAKDYYAAQAAQGALIAAADIERMTRDSLTAAQARVDKGVAPITDELQAQTQHDEAVFNLTKAEGDAQTATGTLASEMGLDPGEPVVVPEVSAGAQPDQVFSESVGELIDDVKRSHPSVLAAQAQFEAARAKVAQTRDEGLPNVSLVAKYSRNNQPASLGLGIPSFPATGHDAYIGVQLTIPFFEGFGRHYQIRQAEAEAEHQLDVVSETRQQVALDVWTAYQTLRTATENAAHSATILDIARLSFDAAEERYRAGVGNILELLNTQTSLATARQRRVQALTDWHNAKVQLAAKLGRLGVENFADNYSLESR, translated from the coding sequence ATGAGCGGTAGCCGTTTGTGGCGATTGTCGCTAACGGGCGGTGCCGTGCTGACGCTTGCCGCCTGCTTGCCCGCGCATGCGATCGATATCCTGAGAGCCGAGCAGGGCGTGCCCGCGACGGCTGCGGGTGAGTTGATCAGCTCACCGGGCATGTGCGTATTCGGCGCGGTGGGGCGGCCGCTCGCGCTGCTCGAAGCGGTCGAGCGCACGTTGTGCAACAACCCGAAAACGCGTGAGGCTTGGGCTGACGTAAAGGCACAGGCAGCAGCGGTTGGCGTCGCGCGCGCTGCATTCCTGCCGACGCTGTCCGGCACGTGGCAGGGCGTGCGCGACAACTCGGCAACCAATGTCACCGGAGAGCCGCAACTCAGCTCCAGTACGTCGTCCACGATCCGCTCCGAAAGCGCGACGCTGAACTGGGTGTTGTTCGACTTCGGCGGCCGGGCAGCGGCGCTGCGCAATGTGTCCGAAATGCTGAGCGCCGCGCGCGCAACGCAGAATGCGACGTTGCAAACGGAATTCGGTAATGTCGCGAAGGACTATTACGCAGCGCAGGCTGCGCAAGGCGCGCTGATCGCGGCGGCCGATATCGAACGCATGACGCGCGACAGCCTGACCGCCGCGCAGGCGCGCGTCGACAAAGGCGTCGCGCCCATCACGGATGAGCTGCAGGCGCAGACCCAGCACGACGAGGCGGTGTTCAATCTCACGAAAGCGGAAGGCGACGCGCAGACGGCGACGGGAACACTTGCTTCTGAGATGGGACTGGATCCGGGCGAACCAGTTGTCGTGCCCGAGGTGTCGGCGGGCGCGCAGCCCGACCAGGTCTTCAGCGAGTCGGTCGGTGAGCTGATCGACGACGTGAAGCGGTCGCATCCGAGCGTACTTGCTGCGCAGGCGCAGTTCGAAGCCGCCCGCGCGAAGGTTGCGCAGACGCGTGACGAAGGCCTACCGAATGTGAGTTTGGTCGCGAAATACAGCCGCAACAATCAGCCGGCGAGTCTGGGGCTCGGGATTCCGAGTTTCCCTGCGACCGGGCACGACGCGTATATCGGCGTGCAGCTGACGATACCGTTCTTCGAGGGATTCGGCCGGCATTACCAGATCCGCCAGGCGGAGGCGGAAGCGGAGCACCAGCTCGACGTGGTGAGCGAAACCCGGCAGCAGGTCGCGCTTGACGTGTGGACGGCGTATCAGACTTTACGCACCGCGACGGAGAATGCGGCACATAGCGCGACCATTCTGGATATTGCGCGTCTCTCGTTCGATGCCGCCGAGGAGCGCTATCGCGCGGGCGTGGGCAATATTCTGGAATTGCTCAATACGCAGACCTCGCTGGCGACGGCCCGGCAGCGGCGCGTGCAGGCGCTGACCGACTGGCATAACGCGAAGGTGCAGCTTGCGGCGAAGCTTGGCCGGCTGGGCGTGGAAAACTTTGCTGACAACTATTCACTCGAATCCAGATGA
- a CDS encoding formylglycine-generating enzyme family protein: protein MLQIFLIILIFTSNAMASDKGVAKNNFENFRDCDVCSEMIVLPSGKYMMGATEEEFRGHDRYAFMYAVESPRHEAYVKSFAIARFDVTRKQFAAFAEATGFTGKGCYIFDGKEWLFDTHADWKNPGFRQTDLDPVVCVSWSDAQKFISWVNARLQTSKAAIYRLPSETEWEYATRAGTTTPTYWGVNPVDVCVYENTRDQSARALDATAPIADCTDGYVETAPVGSFRPNPWGLFDTLGNVSKWMADCYQISYWNFSSVPLPKSEACALRSIRGASWATIPITTRAAGRNGLPPDKRDSSVGFRLAADLKR from the coding sequence GTGCTTCAGATTTTTTTAATTATTCTCATTTTCACATCTAATGCCATGGCATCGGATAAGGGTGTTGCTAAGAATAATTTCGAGAATTTTCGTGATTGTGACGTGTGTTCTGAAATGATTGTTCTTCCTTCTGGAAAGTACATGATGGGAGCTACAGAAGAAGAATTTCGGGGGCACGATCGGTATGCCTTCATGTACGCAGTTGAATCGCCGCGGCACGAGGCCTACGTAAAATCATTTGCCATTGCCAGATTCGACGTGACGAGAAAACAGTTCGCGGCATTTGCAGAGGCCACTGGTTTTACCGGAAAGGGTTGTTATATTTTTGACGGCAAGGAATGGCTATTTGATACACATGCCGACTGGAAAAATCCGGGCTTCAGACAGACGGATCTAGACCCGGTCGTGTGTGTCTCTTGGAGTGACGCTCAAAAATTCATTTCTTGGGTAAATGCACGCCTGCAGACAAGCAAAGCAGCGATCTATCGGTTGCCGAGTGAGACGGAGTGGGAATATGCGACCAGAGCCGGGACGACAACCCCAACTTATTGGGGAGTCAATCCGGTGGATGTGTGCGTATATGAGAATACCCGTGATCAGAGCGCGCGGGCACTCGATGCAACTGCGCCGATTGCCGACTGCACTGATGGCTATGTTGAAACAGCTCCCGTCGGATCGTTCCGACCGAATCCGTGGGGGCTGTTCGATACGCTCGGCAATGTGAGCAAATGGATGGCGGATTGCTATCAAATCAGCTATTGGAATTTTTCGTCTGTACCGCTCCCTAAATCCGAGGCCTGTGCACTCAGATCCATTCGAGGGGCGAGTTGGGCAACGATTCCGATCACGACTCGGGCAGCTGGCCGGAACGGACTGCCGCCGGACAAACGGGATAGTAGTGTCGGATTTCGCTTGGCTGCAGATCTTAAAAGATAA
- a CDS encoding S-layer family protein, translated as MSGLIVSETTLNVTSLVNSWINYLNACTQLKNDPDSVSAQQAVIGSAANLASAVKALSGNPILSAALSTVGGLTNITNDVAAYQNAVAQNQSASVQNAALASVANDAAGIGGGAATAIAAAAQGLGDGALAEEMAVIASRANAFGILIGVVPVLDNAGSWFNNTFLPGFNKWIGNVPASQDGDMLTPMNGPDGNPAIIMAGTPGDTIATTSLGGGAFQYSEVTNQGAVTSSVTLAQNGATDVEYISGQGVNSDVRGFQVNLAASSSATVNGGSDQVFLGANSSLTTSGSGFSVNTSSNNTITGIGDQINIAGNLAAGQSAGVTTVIGNSSTINAGTAGVVALIGQNDLINGISDQVYLSAGTSVSTGSSGLIFNTSTNNTITAISDQINVGSNLVAGQSAGVTTVIGDSSTINAGTQNTLAVVGQNDLINGISDQVYLGAGTSISTGSAGLVFNTSTNNTITALSDQINVGSNLVAGQSAGVTTVIGNSSTINGGAANTLAIIGQNDLVNGISDQVYLSAGTSVSTGSTGLVFNTSTNNTITAISDQINVGSNLVSGQSAGVTTVIGNSSTINGGTANTLAVIGQNDLINGISDQVYLSAGTSVTAGSTGLTFNTSTNNTITAVLDQINVGANLATGQSASTTAISGGSDNVNLGGTGDYLTLLSGTNYNVTSQLSTITAANGTSFALTGTSNSLIMGSSCSVSVNGNGNDIGMSSGSSIIDNGVNNVIDASGSEIVVGAGAVVPKSTLEVNGDNNYIYAGDNASQIIINVHGTGNYVYANNGSVFFSSANNYVVGNKNMTNGTPVSTFNAVSPVTGSSFPSIPVLGGDNGVIAYAVPTEGGGVPGSNLTVTMCPDGIDPIILNLNGDSVATTSLSTSGASFDMQNNGKKVQTGWGTAGEGYLVYDPNDATNSTAVTQDSQLVGGFGALQSLAQQVDGTSDGSLTSSDALWNSLKVWVDPTGTANFQSGELLSLSQLGITSIDLNGTQVSQNSNGNEILVDSSFTYANGKTGDIAGVDLKYNPNVTSSAEGNTATLSDTQLSSLIAAMASYGTQSAASSTLAPAQTAQESMLLASAH; from the coding sequence ATGTCAGGATTGATTGTTTCTGAAACTACGCTGAACGTCACATCGCTCGTCAATTCGTGGATAAATTACCTTAATGCATGCACGCAGCTTAAAAATGATCCGGATTCGGTAAGTGCACAGCAGGCCGTTATTGGTAGTGCTGCCAATTTGGCAAGCGCGGTAAAAGCGTTGTCAGGAAATCCGATTTTATCTGCAGCATTGTCGACGGTCGGTGGTCTTACAAATATCACAAATGATGTTGCGGCTTATCAAAACGCCGTGGCACAAAATCAGAGCGCCAGTGTCCAGAATGCAGCTTTGGCGTCAGTCGCAAATGATGCCGCTGGAATTGGGGGCGGTGCGGCGACGGCGATTGCGGCCGCTGCACAAGGGCTCGGCGACGGTGCGCTGGCTGAGGAGATGGCAGTAATTGCATCACGCGCAAACGCGTTCGGCATATTGATTGGCGTCGTACCGGTTCTCGACAATGCGGGGAGTTGGTTTAACAACACGTTCCTGCCAGGCTTTAACAAATGGATCGGAAATGTACCTGCGTCGCAAGACGGGGATATGCTGACACCCATGAATGGCCCGGACGGTAATCCTGCAATTATCATGGCGGGGACCCCTGGCGACACGATTGCCACGACATCGCTTGGAGGGGGAGCGTTTCAGTATTCTGAAGTGACTAATCAGGGTGCTGTAACAAGTAGTGTGACGCTCGCGCAGAATGGTGCGACAGACGTTGAGTACATCAGTGGTCAAGGCGTGAATTCAGACGTCAGAGGCTTTCAAGTTAATCTGGCCGCATCGTCAAGTGCCACAGTCAACGGCGGTAGTGACCAAGTATTTCTTGGAGCAAATTCGTCGTTGACGACGAGTGGTTCGGGTTTTTCCGTCAACACCTCGAGCAATAACACGATCACTGGTATTGGAGACCAGATCAACATCGCTGGCAATCTTGCGGCTGGCCAGTCTGCCGGTGTGACAACAGTTATAGGCAACAGCAGCACGATCAATGCAGGTACGGCGGGCGTAGTAGCTCTTATAGGGCAGAACGATCTCATCAATGGCATCAGCGATCAGGTCTATCTCAGCGCGGGTACCTCTGTATCGACGGGCAGTAGCGGCCTCATCTTTAACACGTCAACCAATAATACAATTACAGCGATTTCCGATCAGATCAATGTCGGAAGTAACCTTGTGGCTGGCCAGTCAGCAGGGGTGACGACAGTTATCGGAGATAGCAGCACGATCAATGCCGGCACGCAAAACACGCTGGCTGTCGTCGGGCAGAACGATCTCATCAACGGCATCAGCGATCAGGTCTATCTGGGTGCTGGGACGTCTATATCGACGGGCAGTGCCGGTCTGGTTTTTAATACTTCGACCAACAATACAATTACGGCGTTGTCCGATCAAATCAATGTCGGAAGTAACCTTGTAGCTGGCCAGTCAGCAGGCGTCACGACAGTTATAGGTAATAGCAGCACGATTAATGGAGGTGCGGCGAACACGCTGGCTATCATCGGGCAGAACGATCTCGTCAATGGTATCAGTGATCAGGTGTATCTCAGCGCGGGCACGTCCGTATCGACGGGCAGTACGGGACTAGTTTTTAATACTTCCACGAACAATACTATCACCGCGATTTCCGATCAGATCAATGTCGGAAGTAATCTTGTGTCTGGTCAGTCGGCAGGGGTAACGACAGTCATAGGCAACAGCAGCACAATCAACGGGGGTACGGCAAACACGTTGGCCGTCATCGGGCAGAACGATCTCATCAACGGCATCAGCGATCAGGTGTACCTCAGCGCGGGCACGTCTGTAACCGCCGGAAGTACAGGACTAACGTTCAACACTTCGACTAACAACACCATAACGGCGGTTTTAGACCAGATCAACGTTGGTGCTAATCTCGCGACAGGTCAATCGGCTAGTACAACGGCAATTTCCGGCGGCAGCGACAACGTTAATCTTGGAGGTACAGGGGATTACCTCACCTTGCTCAGCGGCACGAATTACAACGTTACTTCGCAGCTCTCTACCATCACTGCGGCGAACGGTACGAGTTTCGCTCTTACTGGCACGAGTAACTCCTTGATCATGGGGAGCAGTTGTAGCGTCAGCGTGAACGGTAACGGCAACGACATCGGGATGAGTTCCGGATCATCCATCATCGATAACGGAGTCAACAACGTCATTGACGCGTCCGGCTCAGAGATCGTAGTCGGTGCGGGAGCGGTTGTTCCAAAGTCAACCTTGGAAGTCAATGGCGATAACAATTATATCTATGCGGGTGACAACGCTAGCCAAATAATAATAAACGTCCATGGGACTGGAAATTACGTCTATGCGAACAATGGCTCGGTATTCTTCTCATCCGCAAACAACTATGTAGTCGGCAACAAAAACATGACAAACGGTACCCCCGTCAGCACTTTTAATGCCGTTTCTCCCGTTACTGGTAGTAGTTTTCCCTCCATTCCGGTACTAGGAGGTGACAACGGGGTCATAGCGTACGCAGTGCCGACAGAGGGCGGTGGTGTGCCGGGCAGTAACCTTACGGTTACGATGTGTCCCGATGGCATTGACCCGATCATCCTGAACCTCAACGGTGATAGTGTCGCGACTACCTCGCTGTCGACGTCCGGTGCTTCGTTCGATATGCAGAACAATGGAAAGAAGGTACAAACCGGTTGGGGCACAGCCGGCGAGGGCTACCTGGTCTATGACCCGAACGACGCTACAAATTCGACAGCGGTGACTCAGGACAGTCAACTCGTCGGCGGCTTTGGCGCGCTGCAGTCGCTCGCCCAGCAGGTCGACGGGACGTCGGACGGCTCGCTGACCAGCAGCGACGCCCTCTGGAATTCGCTGAAAGTCTGGGTCGATCCCACCGGCACGGCGAACTTCCAGTCGGGCGAACTGCTGTCGCTGTCACAATTGGGCATCACCTCGATCGATCTGAACGGAACGCAGGTCAGCCAGAACAGCAACGGCAACGAGATCCTGGTCGACAGTTCATTCACGTACGCGAACGGTAAAACGGGCGACATCGCAGGCGTCGATCTGAAGTACAACCCGAATGTCACGTCGAGCGCTGAGGGCAATACGGCGACGCTCTCGGATACGCAGCTCAGTTCGCTTATCGCCGCAATGGCGTCCTACGGCACGCAATCCGCGGCAAGCTCGACCCTGGCGCCGGCACAGACCGCGCAGGAATCGATGCTGCTCGCCAGCGCGCACTGA
- a CDS encoding HlyD family type I secretion periplasmic adaptor subunit, which translates to MRLRLQALADLGRRYAAIWRAAWSIRRQFDAPAKLEYELAFQPAQLELVETPVHPAPRWSARILVALTVIVLAITLFARLDIVATAKGKLVPNARVKIVQPAITGVVREIAVQDGDRVTAGQLLMKLDTSQASADEDKARASRLDAGLAAARAQALLEAQRDNCAPRVAIVDGAPEQRQLEAQRLAEGAWLEFEDKQRAAGAELEKRGAELDSTRQEIAKLVATAPLARAQANDYKTLSEKKYVAQHDYLDKEQTALEQEHELDAQRSHARELAAGIAEQRADIASAESQFLREQLYEQEKASEQLTQSRNDEAKAHTRTGLMSLSAPVAGTVQQMAVHTLGGVVTTAQALMEIVPDDALEVEATVENKDIGFVDVGQRAAVKIEAFPYTRYGMLEGTVVSVSNDAVQDKKLGLAFTARVRLNTNRMRIDNKWIALTPGMSVTAEIKTGRQSVAHYLLGPMVEGAQESMHER; encoded by the coding sequence ATGCGACTACGATTACAGGCATTGGCTGATCTCGGCCGCCGCTATGCGGCCATCTGGCGCGCCGCATGGTCAATCCGTCGACAGTTTGACGCACCCGCCAAACTCGAATACGAACTGGCGTTCCAGCCGGCGCAGCTGGAGCTGGTCGAAACGCCGGTACATCCGGCGCCGCGCTGGAGCGCGCGCATTCTGGTGGCGCTCACCGTTATCGTGCTCGCCATTACGCTGTTTGCGCGGCTCGACATCGTCGCGACCGCGAAGGGCAAGCTCGTACCCAACGCGCGCGTGAAGATTGTGCAGCCGGCGATTACCGGCGTCGTGCGCGAAATCGCTGTGCAGGACGGCGATCGGGTGACGGCCGGGCAACTGCTGATGAAACTCGATACCTCGCAGGCCTCGGCCGACGAGGACAAGGCCCGTGCGAGCCGCCTCGACGCGGGACTAGCTGCCGCCCGTGCGCAGGCTTTGCTTGAGGCGCAGCGCGACAACTGTGCGCCGCGGGTTGCGATCGTCGACGGTGCGCCGGAACAGCGCCAGCTCGAAGCGCAGCGGCTTGCCGAAGGTGCGTGGCTCGAGTTCGAGGACAAACAGCGCGCGGCCGGCGCCGAGCTTGAGAAACGCGGGGCCGAACTCGACAGTACACGCCAGGAGATCGCGAAGCTCGTCGCTACGGCTCCGCTTGCGAGGGCACAGGCGAACGACTACAAGACGCTGTCGGAGAAGAAATATGTCGCGCAGCACGACTATCTGGACAAGGAACAGACGGCACTCGAACAGGAGCATGAGCTCGATGCGCAGCGCAGCCACGCGCGCGAACTGGCCGCTGGCATTGCGGAGCAGCGCGCCGACATCGCGTCGGCCGAGTCGCAGTTTCTCCGTGAGCAACTGTACGAGCAGGAGAAAGCCAGCGAGCAGTTGACCCAGAGCCGCAACGACGAAGCGAAGGCGCATACGCGCACGGGTTTGATGAGCCTGAGCGCACCGGTTGCCGGCACGGTGCAGCAGATGGCGGTGCACACGCTCGGTGGCGTCGTGACGACCGCGCAGGCGTTGATGGAAATCGTGCCGGACGATGCGCTCGAAGTCGAGGCGACCGTCGAGAACAAGGATATCGGCTTTGTCGATGTTGGCCAGCGCGCGGCGGTCAAGATCGAGGCATTTCCCTATACGCGCTACGGAATGCTGGAAGGAACGGTCGTCTCGGTATCAAACGATGCGGTGCAGGACAAGAAACTGGGGCTGGCATTTACGGCGCGTGTTCGCCTGAACACGAATCGCATGCGCATCGACAATAAATGGATCGCGCTGACGCCGGGCATGAGCGTCACGGCGGAGATCAAGACCGGGCGTCAGAGCGTTGCGCACTATCTGCTTGGACCAATGGTCGAGGGCGCGCAGGAGAGCATGCATGAGCGGTAG
- a CDS encoding DNA adenine methylase: MATPIIPWIGGKRRLADHLIPRFPAHECYVEVFAGGAALYFMRPPAKVEVINDINGELVNLYRVVQHHLEEFVRQFKWALSSRQVFKWLQDTVPETLTDIQRAARFYYLQQNCFGGKIEGQSFGTATTTPPGLNLLRLEENLSAAHLRLSNTFVERLDWKTCIDRYDRPHTLFYLDPPYWETEGYGVPFAFSEYEEMARRLRTIKGRAIVSLNDHPDIRRAFEGFHIETVDIRYTVGGGGRETLRKEVIIFSWDDSREPVGLF, from the coding sequence ATGGCAACTCCCATCATTCCCTGGATCGGCGGCAAGCGCCGTCTCGCAGACCACCTCATTCCGCGTTTTCCCGCACATGAGTGCTACGTCGAAGTGTTCGCGGGCGGCGCAGCACTTTATTTTATGAGGCCGCCAGCGAAGGTCGAAGTCATCAACGACATCAATGGCGAGCTCGTCAATCTGTACCGCGTCGTGCAGCATCATCTGGAGGAGTTCGTGCGCCAGTTCAAATGGGCGCTGTCCAGCCGGCAGGTGTTTAAATGGCTGCAGGACACAGTCCCGGAAACCCTCACCGATATCCAGCGTGCCGCCCGTTTTTACTACCTCCAGCAGAACTGCTTCGGCGGGAAGATTGAGGGGCAGTCATTTGGCACGGCGACCACCACGCCACCCGGCCTGAATCTGTTGCGGCTCGAAGAAAACCTCTCGGCCGCGCACCTGCGCCTGTCCAATACGTTTGTCGAGCGGCTCGACTGGAAGACCTGTATCGACCGGTACGACCGGCCGCACACGCTGTTTTATCTTGACCCACCTTACTGGGAGACAGAAGGGTATGGTGTCCCGTTCGCCTTCAGCGAATATGAAGAGATGGCGCGACGGCTGCGCACGATCAAGGGGCGAGCAATCGTCAGTCTGAACGACCATCCGGATATCCGGCGAGCGTTCGAAGGCTTTCATATCGAGACGGTGGATATCCGATATACGGTCGGCGGCGGGGGCCGCGAAACCCTGCGCAAGGAGGTGATTATTTTCAGCTGGGACGACAGCCGGGAACCGGTCGGCCTATTCTAG
- a CDS encoding glycosyl hydrolase 108 family protein, whose protein sequence is MSVTTVDQKIDALIGREGRYSNNPADAGGETMWGITAAVARAFGYMGAMRDMPRPVAAQIYHSRYWLQPKFDLVDAVSSALAEKLFDIGVNCGQTTGVRFLQRALNVLNQNGRSFADIAVDGGIGAMTLTALKAFLAARGVDGHRVLMGMIAAQQSVYYIELAEKRPENETFEYGWQLNRAFGHEFGSQFGVSA, encoded by the coding sequence ATGAGTGTGACAACAGTTGACCAGAAGATCGATGCGCTGATCGGGCGCGAAGGCCGGTATTCGAACAATCCGGCCGACGCCGGCGGCGAGACGATGTGGGGTATCACGGCAGCCGTCGCGCGCGCGTTTGGTTACATGGGCGCGATGCGCGACATGCCGCGCCCGGTTGCCGCGCAGATCTATCACAGCCGCTACTGGCTGCAACCGAAATTCGATCTGGTCGATGCGGTGTCGTCGGCGCTCGCGGAGAAGCTGTTCGATATAGGCGTGAATTGCGGGCAGACCACCGGTGTGCGGTTCCTGCAGCGGGCGCTGAACGTGCTGAACCAGAACGGCCGGTCATTCGCCGATATCGCGGTCGATGGCGGCATCGGTGCGATGACACTCACCGCGCTCAAGGCATTTCTCGCGGCACGCGGTGTCGATGGTCATCGCGTGTTGATGGGCATGATTGCCGCGCAGCAGTCGGTCTATTACATCGAACTGGCCGAGAAACGCCCGGAGAACGAGACGTTCGAATACGGGTGGCAACTTAACCGGGCATTCGGGCACGAGTTCGGCAGTCAGTTCGGGGTGAGCGCATGA